Proteins encoded by one window of Cylindrospermum stagnale PCC 7417:
- the zds gene encoding 9,9'-di-cis-zeta-carotene desaturase, with protein sequence MRVAIVGAGLAGLATAVDLADAGCEVQIFESRPFVGGKVGSWVDGDGNHVEMGLHVFFGCYYELFDLMKKVGALSHLRLKEHSHTFINKGGRTGALDFRFFTGAPFNGLKAFFTTSQLSLLDKLQNAIALGTSPIVQGLIDFDGAMKTIRKLDKISFADWFRSHGGSEGSIKRLWNPIAYALGFIDCENISARCMLTIFQFFAVRTEASILRMLEGSPHEYLHKPILEYLEARGTKIYTRRQLREIQFAESDEQTRVTGILVAQGDSEEIITADAYVCACDVPGIQRVLPPEWRKWSEFDNIYKLDAVPVATVQLRFDGWVTELEDGEKRKQLNHAAGIDNLLYTADADFSCFADLALTSPSDYYRPGEGSLLQLVLTPGDPFIKQSNEAIAQHVLKQVYELFPSSRELNMTWYSVVKLAQSLYREAPGMDAYRPSQKTPVNNFFLAGSYTQQDYIDSMEGATISGRQAAKVILESVKK encoded by the coding sequence ATGCGTGTTGCAATCGTAGGTGCGGGACTGGCGGGGCTGGCAACCGCTGTAGATTTAGCAGATGCTGGCTGTGAAGTCCAGATTTTTGAGTCTCGTCCGTTTGTTGGTGGTAAAGTCGGTAGCTGGGTTGATGGCGATGGCAACCATGTTGAAATGGGGTTGCACGTGTTTTTTGGTTGCTACTATGAGCTATTTGATTTAATGAAAAAAGTAGGGGCGTTGTCTCATTTACGCCTCAAGGAACATAGCCACACTTTTATCAACAAAGGTGGACGCACTGGTGCTCTGGATTTTCGCTTCTTCACAGGTGCGCCGTTCAATGGATTAAAAGCATTTTTCACTACTTCCCAACTTTCGTTGCTGGATAAATTGCAAAATGCGATCGCACTCGGAACTAGCCCGATAGTTCAGGGTTTAATAGATTTTGACGGCGCAATGAAAACCATTCGCAAGTTGGATAAAATCAGCTTTGCTGACTGGTTCCGCAGTCATGGCGGTAGCGAAGGAAGCATCAAACGCTTATGGAACCCCATCGCCTACGCCCTCGGCTTTATCGATTGCGAAAATATTTCCGCTCGTTGTATGTTGACAATTTTCCAGTTTTTTGCAGTCAGAACTGAAGCTTCAATTCTGCGAATGCTGGAAGGTTCCCCCCACGAGTACTTACACAAGCCAATCCTGGAATATTTAGAAGCAAGAGGCACAAAAATATATACTCGTCGCCAATTGCGGGAAATTCAGTTTGCTGAATCAGACGAACAAACCCGCGTTACTGGCATATTAGTTGCTCAAGGCGATAGTGAAGAAATTATCACCGCAGATGCTTATGTTTGCGCCTGCGATGTGCCAGGAATTCAGCGCGTTTTACCCCCAGAGTGGCGCAAGTGGTCAGAGTTTGACAACATTTACAAACTGGATGCTGTACCAGTCGCTACAGTGCAGCTACGGTTTGATGGTTGGGTAACAGAACTTGAAGATGGGGAAAAGCGGAAACAGTTAAATCATGCGGCAGGGATAGATAATTTGTTGTATACTGCCGATGCTGACTTTTCTTGCTTTGCTGATTTGGCTTTGACTAGCCCTAGTGATTATTATCGTCCAGGGGAGGGATCGCTGCTACAACTGGTGCTGACACCGGGAGATCCGTTTATTAAGCAAAGTAACGAAGCGATCGCGCAACACGTCCTTAAGCAAGTTTATGAACTGTTCCCCTCGTCCCGTGAGTTAAACATGACTTGGTACAGTGTGGTAAAACTGGCTCAGTCACTCTACCGGGAAGCACCAGGGATGGATGCCTATCGTCCTAGCCAAAAGACGCCTGTGAATAATTTCTTTTTGGCAGGGAGTTATACTCAGCAAGATTACATCGACAGCATGGAAGGGGCAACTATTTCTGGAAGACAGGCTGCGAAGGTGATTTTGGAGAGTGTGAAGAAATAA
- a CDS encoding CopG family transcriptional regulator has translation MTNKKWAVKRITVNLATQEAEKLERYCQQTGRPATDVIRELIRGLLLSEEAKDVSR, from the coding sequence ATGACAAATAAAAAATGGGCCGTTAAACGTATAACTGTTAACCTAGCAACCCAGGAAGCAGAAAAACTCGAAAGATATTGTCAGCAGACAGGTAGACCTGCCACCGATGTGATTCGGGAACTGATTAGAGGGTTACTGCTTTCTGAGGAGGCTAAGGATGTAAGCAGGTAG